The window CCGAGATGTGGTTTTTCTCACCCCTGACGACAACCTGTACTCTGCCATGACCCTGTTTGATCGAAAAGGCTATGAGGAGATACCTGTTGTTGAGTCGGCTGATTCAAAATGGGTAGTGGGGATGCTTAAGCGCCGAGATGTATTATATGCCTATAACCACGAAGTTCTTAAGCGTGGTATTAGCCATAGAAGTTGCCCGATTAACATAGACCAATAGTCGAAAATAACCTCATAGCAGGGTTACTCTTCCTTGCCCATTTCTGCCAGAAGTTCTTTTCCCCTCTGGAAGCAGACTACGCAAACCTCTTGAATTTTTTCATACTCATTTTTGATGCTGGTGCGACTCATCGCTTGGCCCATGCCTTTAAGGCAACGGACATAGGATTCGAATCCCTTGTGGTGATGATAGTATCCCACTGTTTCAATGATGTATCTGGCAACCATCTTCTTTGCGCCCAGGGCAAGAGAAATGATTTGATTGGACTGTGCTCCAGCTGTTGCATCCGTACTTCGTCCGCTGAAGGGCCACGGGTAGACGATCCCAGTTTCTGCAACACTTTATCTATTTTCTGCTGATGACATTTCATAGTTCTCCTTATAGGAAACGTATTTCAGCAATCAGAGGCAGATGATCAGAGGCGCTACGCGCCAACTCCGAACCTGGAACCTCAATGCTGGTTACTTCAAGGCCGGAACTGGTAAAAATGTGGTCGATGCGCATGGCAGGGAAACGGCCGGAATAGGTGCCTTTAGGGCGGTGGCGTTGCGCTTCGACTTGCACGTCCTTGAGTCGCCCGGCAAGTCGGCGGCACACTGTCGAAAAAGGCAGAGCGTTGAAGTCGCCGCACAGAATGACCGGAGCCCGGCACAGATCGTGGGCCAGCCAGTCATTGCCGAGCAGGGCCACAACCTGCGCCGTGCGTTCACGTGGATGCAGGCCCAAGTGGGTAGTGATGACTTGAACCTCCTTGCCGTAAAAATCGATGGCAACCCAGAGGGCCCCGCGTGGTTCTAAAAGCGGTTTGTTGGCAAGGCCCGGCAGCGGCCCGGCCTTAACCAGGCGTTGCGGCAGATGCGTCAGGATAGCATCTCCATAACGTTCTTCCTTAAGGTGCAGGGCTGGATGGAAATGAAACTCCATCTCCAGATAGTGAGCGATCAGATGCGCCTGGTCAATACCCGCAGTACGCAGGCGTCCAACGTCCAATTCTTGCAATGCCACCACGTCTGGTCTGGCACGGGCGATTACTCGTGCAATGCGCTCGGCATCGAGCTTGCCGTCCATGCCGATGCAACTGTGCACGTTGTAGGTTAAGACCCGAAGGGTGTCCGTTGGCGTGGCGAGGGCACGTTTGCGAGCTGCAACAGATTTGCGCTCCAATTTTTGCAGATGCTGCAACGCCGCCTTGCGCAGATCTAAGGGACGAAGATACGAATGTTGGCGTTC is drawn from Desulfobulbaceae bacterium and contains these coding sequences:
- a CDS encoding endonuclease/exonuclease/phosphatase family protein yields the protein PIIHINFLGYDEQSHRRGPHSLFAHWTLKGIDDAIARLWRAANHSAWRQYDLWVYSDHGQVRVHPYHQIQGYALAEAVRVTFGELNVSTPGITTEGANSVQTQRVRFLGGNKIQHLFPVPGNHGDDPDEQQPAVTALGPVAHIYAPRKLTDDESNFVGCELARTHKIPLVLNIEASGRLCARAEEAEYHLPQDLAALFGAQHPFIDSLGEDLVRLCEHPDAGDFVLLGWREGITPMTFAEENGAHAGATPEETNGFALLPVDAPLAERQHSYLRPLDLRKAALQHLQKLERKSVAARKRALATPTDTLRVLTYNVHSCIGMDGKLDAERIARVIARARPDVVALQELDVGRLRTAGIDQAHLIAHYLEMEFHFHPALHLKEERYGDAILTHLPQRLVKAGPLPGLANKPLLEPRGALWVAIDFYGKEVQVITTHLGLHPRERTAQVVALLGNDWLAHDLCRAPVILCGDFNALPFSTVCRRLAGRLKDVQVEAQRHRPKGTYSGRFPAMRIDHIFTSSGLEVTSIEVPGSELARSASDHLPLIAEIRFL